The region GATCAAGGCTCGGGGTGACGTCCGGGTCGTGGAGGTGACCCGGTCGAACCGCGATCAACTCCTGCCGGAACTTGAGGCGGAGGTGCGGCGCCTGGTGGGCGCCGGGCCGGGGAAGGGCGGCGGGAGGGAAACAATCGACACAAATCTGCCGCTAAACTGAAGAATCCTTCTCAAACGCCGCGCTCATCTCGAATATTCAAAGTATTCATATATAATATATTTATACTGTCATAAAATTTCATTTTCTCAAAATTTCATCGTATATTGCAGGTATCACATATCAGGGGCAAATTTTTGGTAATTCCAAATCGTAATGCTTTTAACTCCCCGTTCCAACCTTATCGATTGCCCCCAATACATTTTTGCGGCTTCTTCTTCGCTCTATCATTATTGCCATGGAGTGGATGCTTTCCACCGCATCATCTTCAGCATCCGCTTCGCGGGTCGGGTCCCGAAGGGTATCGGTTGCGATCCGCCGTCTACGCCCCCGGGTACGGCATGGTCACGCCAAGTCCTCATCCTCAAACGTGAAGACCTCTTCGATGGTGGATCCCAGCGCCCGGGCCACCTTGTAGGCAAGTTTTAAGGAGGGGTTGTACTTCCCCTTCTCGAGGAAGACGATCGTCTCTCGCCGCACACCGACCTGTTGCGCCAATTCTTCTTGAGTGAGCCCCATCTTCGCTCGGAGCTCCCGGATCTTGGTCTTCACCCGACGTCCCCCTTCCGGAGCAGACGCCATTCGGTTGCGCTTATCCGCTTCATCGCTGCACCGGCGGTTTCACGCCACGTCCCCCTGTCGGAAGAAGTACCACTGGAAAAGCCGGGCTGAGATCCCCATCAGCAGGATGGTGACGAGCAGCACATCCCCGACCGGGAGGGTGAGCAACCCGAGGTAGTCCACCCAGAAGAGGATCGCGAGGAAGACGAGGGTGAGCAGCCATGAGTATGAGATGCCGTACGCCCCGATCTTCTTCGTCCGCTCATCGCTCTCCAGTTCGTCCCGGAACCTTCGGTGCTGCATGAAGGCAATCACAAGGACCGTCGCACCGAAGGCTACGAGGGTCGAAGAGAGCACCTCTGTTCCCTGCACGAGAAACGGGAGGAGGAGCCCTGCGGCTGCGAGAAATGCTCCTACTGCAATCTTTATCACGTATCGCGGTTTCATCTCCTCACCTGTTAGGTATATCTAACATTGTGTTAGAAATATATGATATCTTGTGTTTGTAGGGGGCGAAGTATGCCCGCCTGGGTGAACGGGACGGAAAGGTGCTTTGTGCCGTAAGATGGGGGACTTGCCAAGGTCATTTTGAAGATACCGCGAGCGCTATCGTCTGTCGCCTCGTCACAAATGCGAGTGTCTATGTGGTTGGATGGCAAACCCACTGTTAGCAGTGGTCATGGGAGAAGTGAACGACTCGGGGTGGAGAAAATATCGGATATACTACCCTCTCCTTCTGGAGTTAATATCTACATCGACGAGTCCGGGGATCTTGGATTTACAGGGCGGAGTTCACCCTACTTTGTCATCGGAGCCATCATCGTAAAAGGGCCGGAAAAGGTCCAACGAATAAAGACCTGCATGAGCAGGGTCAAGAAGAAACTTCCGAAAAAGCATAAAAACATTCCAGAACTGAAATATCACAACACCGACGACACATATCGAAGACGCGTTCTGGAGTGCATCTCCAAAACAAACGTCGATATCGTGTTTCTACTGCTGAGAAAAGAGCAGGTTTATCATTACCTCAGGGATCGGCATCAGATATTGTACAACTATCTCACCGGTTCTCTCGTCTCAACGGTAATAGCAGATTACGGATTCTCATCAGATGTTAACGTGATCATAGACAAGTCTCTGGACGGTGTGGTCAGAGAAGAGTTCGACAAGTACCTTGCTCATCGTTCGCTTGAGAACGGTTCCTTCCGTCAGTCGGCAATGTGCCGCTTGGAGGTCATGAGCATCTGAGCCTTTTGGTTGCTCCAACGTCGCGAATTTCGCACTGTCCTTCCTTGCAGCATCCCGGCTGCGGCCCGGCGATGCCCGACCCCGTGCGATTCGGCCATCCTGGCGGCAACCTCTCCCTAAGATGCCTCGGCCGGATCACCCCGACGGGCTATGCGCGGGGCGCACGGCCTCCGCGGACGGTGGGAGAGCCGGGGAGAAGGGATGTTCGCCGAGGGCACGATATCTGCATTTTTTTGAGATTTCTCCAAAAACTTAATTTTGGTTGAGAATCTTTGGATGATGATCATCCCACGATTGTGAGTAGGGTCAAACCATGAACAGGTTACTGATAGTTTCAAACAGGCTTCCGATCAGCGTTTCCCGGAAGAACGGCGACCTCAGCCTACAACGGAGTGTCGGCGGTCTTGCCACCGGAGTCGGCTCTTTTTACAAGTCTTGTGAGAGCCTCTGGGTCGGCTGGCCTGGTATGAACGTTCAGAGGAAGCAGAGAGAGGAGAAAGACCGGATCGTCGATACGCTCAAGAAAGAGCAGTGCCATCCGGTTTTCCTCTCCCCATACGACATCAAACACTACTACGATGGGTTCTGCAACAACACGCTCTGGCCGCTCTTTCATTACTTCAACCTCTATGCAAATTACGACCAGAAGATGTGGCATGTCTACCAGAGGGTGAACGAGAAGTTCTGCGATGCCGTGATGGAAGTGGCCCGACCCGACGATATCATCTGGGTTCATGACTACCACCTGATGCTCCTGCCGCAGATGCTCCGGGAGCGTCTGCCCGACGCCGAGATCGGCTACTTCCACCACATTCCCTTCCCGTCGTTTGAGATATTTCGGCACCTTCCTTGGAGGAAGGAGATCCTCTCCGGCCTGCTCGGGGCCGACCTCATCGGCTTTCACACCTACGGCTACGTCCGCCACTTCCTCTCCAGCGTCCGGCGTATCCTTGGGTATGAGCACTCGTTCGGGGAGGTTCGGACAGGCACACGGGTCGTCCGGACCGACCTCTTCCCGATGGGCATCGACTATCGCCGGTTTGCCGATGCCGCGGGCAGCACTCCGGTCCAAGGGGAGATCACCCGGATCAGACACAAATACGGAAAGCGAAAGATCATCCTCTCGTTCGACCGCCTGGATTACACAAAAGGAATCCCGCATCGACTCGAGGCCTTCGATGCGCTCCTTACGAAGAAGCCGGAGTATCAGGGGAAGGTCTCCCTCGTCCTCGTCGCGGTCCCGTCCCGGACCAGCGTCGGCCGGTATCAGGTGCTGAAGAAGCGGATCGACGAACTCGTCGGCCGGATCAACGGAAAGTACGGAACGACCGACTGGACTCCCGTCCATTACTTCTATAACTTCCTCCCCTTCGAGACGCTGGTGGCGTTCTACAGCGCCGCCGACGTCGCCCTGGTGACGCCGCTCCGAGACGGCATGAACCTGATGGCCAAGGAATACGTCGCCACCCGGACCGACGGCACCGGGGTGCTCATCCTCTCCGAGATGGCGGGAGCGGCTGAGGAGCTCGGCGAAGCGATCATCGTCAACCCAAACGATCAAGACGCAGTGATCGAGGCGATCGAGACTGCGCTTGCGATGCCTGAGAAGGAACAGGTCGAGCGGAACCGGACCATGCAGAGGAGGCTGATGCGCTACGACATCGAGCACTGGGTCGGCGATTTCCTCACCCGGTTGGGCGACGCCCGGGCGATTCAGGTCGAGCGCTCAGAGCAGGTCATCACCCCCGCCATCAGGGGCGAACTGGTCGACGACTACGCCGCCGGCAAGAACCGGCTGCTCCTCCTCGACTACGACGGCACGCTGGTGCCCTTCGCCGCAAAACCGCAGAATGCGGTGCCCGGCGACGCCACGCGGGAGGTGCTCGAAGAGCTCTCCCGTGCGCCCGGAAACGAGGTCGTGTTGATCAGCGGCAGGGACCGGCATACGCTGGACGCCTGGTTCGGGGCGATGGATATCGGGCTCATCGCCGAACACGGCGTCTGGGTAAAGGAACGTTCCGGGGAGTGGCGGATGCCCGAAGCGCTCTCCGATGAGTGGAAAGGGGAGATCTACCCGCTCCTCGAGCTCTACACGGACCGCACGCCCGGCGCCTTCATTGAGGAGAAGGACTACTCCCTCGTCTGGCACTACCGGAGGACCGAACCGATGCTCGGAGCCCAGCGGGCAAAAGACCTCAAAGATGACCTCCTGCATCTGACATCGAACCTTAACGTCGGCGTCATGGAGGGGAACAAGGTCATCGAGATCAAGAACACTGTCGTCAACAAAGGGCGGGCGGCGCTAAACTGGGTCTCCCAGCGGGCCTGGGACTTCATCATCGCTATCGGAGACGACAGGACCGACGAGGACCTCTTTGCGGTTATGCCGCCCGAAGCCTACTCGATCAAGGTCGGACTCGCCCCGAGCAAGGCCCGCTTCAACCTGGTCTCCCAGCGGGACGTCGTGCCCCTGCTCCGGAGGTGCATCGAGTGCGACAAGAACGGTGCGGCCGGAAAAAAAGAGAAGCCTAGGCGAGAGGAAGGCCTTATTGAGTCGGCTGCTCCGGGATGACGGATCTCACCGTCAGGAAGATCGGTCCCCGGAGGTCCACTTTCTTGTTGTGGTCGGTGATGTAGCGCATCGCATACTCCTCGATGCGCAGGTTGATGTCCGACGGCAGCTTCGCCATCTTCAGCTGAACGCGGGTCTCCTCCCCGCACCGCGCCGCCTCTTCGATACGGGCGGCGGCGAGGCTTGCTGCGGCATCGAGGTAGGTGATGCCGGTGGAGACTCCTTCGCTCCGAACGAGTGCCCACTTCTCGATATCGGGAACCCCGAGCACCGAGCCGTTGTGGACGAAGACTTCATTCGCGCAGGCCGGGCCGCAGAGTTTCGTGTTGGACTCGGGCTCCTCGACGATCACCTCAATCTGTCTCCCTGCGACCTCGCCCTTCCACGCGGTGAATGCACACGGGCCCGGCGCGGCGGCATGTTCGGAGGCCGTGGCGCGGATCGCCTCTGCTATCTGCTTCCCGGTCGTCGACGCCGGCTCCGTGCGGAGGTGGACGGCGCCCGCGATCTGGCGGTCGGAGAGGGGCTGCGGGAAGAACTGCGGGAAGGTGAGCTGGCGGATGTCGTTTGACTGGTAGGCGATCATGGCGAGCCGCTCCACCCCAAGGCCGAGGTTCATCACCGGCACGCCGATCCCGTACTCGGCGAGCGCCGAGGGCGAGTAGATGCCGAAGGTGGCGACCTCCACCCAGCCGAGGACCGGGTGTCGGGCATAGACCTCCGTCTGGGTGTCGGGCATGTAGTACTTCGACCGCTTCTCATCGGGCTGGAACCGGAACTCCTCAAACCCGAACGCCGAGAGGAGTGCCTCGCTGATGGCCTTGCCCTCTTCGAGGGTGACGTCCTCCCCTGCGACGACGCAGGAGGCAGAGTGGTAGGCCATCAGGCGGGTGGGCCCCTCTTCCTGCTCACGCCGGAAACAGCGGTCCACCGAGAAGAGCTTAATCGGAAGGTGGCGTTTCTCCCAGAGCGAGGAGAGCGTCAGGAACCAGCCGCTCGTCATGTGGCTCCGGAGGGTGTTGCGCGACGACTCGGGGGCGAGCGCCCGGAACTCGGGGAAGACCTCGTCCATGATATGCACTACGGCGGCGTCGTCGGCCGCGAGCACGGCCGCGAGTTCGTGCGTCAGTTCGTCGCCGTCGATCGTCCCTTTCTTGTAGCCGTGGAGGGTCTCGCGGAGTTTCTCCTCGGTCTCGGACGGGATCGAACGGCCGAGGATGGCCTCGATCTCCTCAACCTGCTTTCGCGCGATCCCGACGTTCGGGCGGGGCAGGCCGCCGAGGTAAAATACCCGGTCGAGGACGGCCATCGCCTCCGGCCCGAACTGCCGGTAGATATCGGACTCCTCGACGATCAGGGGATTCATCGCCTCATCAAACCCCATCGAGAGGTAGGTCTCGCGGAGTCGCTGGATGATCTCGAAGATCGGGTGCGGGGCAGCCCGAGTGTATTTCAGCCGGGGATACCGGCCCGAGACTCCCGTCGGGGTCAGTACCGACGGCCCTTCGTGCCAGGCGTGCTCGAAGTCCTCTCTTGCCTTCTTTCTGAATGTTTCCACATCAAATCTCATACGTTCCGCTCCAGACAGACCACCCGGCTTACCGGGCTCTCGTCTTTAATGAAATAATCGCATTCCTCCGCAACCTTCTCGGCAAACGCTCGCACATCGCGGTGTTCGGGCATCTGGTCGATCTGCAGTCGTTTCCTACTGTATCCCAGATACATATAACCCTTTACTTCCACAAACCGGGCGCCGGAGTCCTGGTAGATCGCCGCATACCGCTCGGGTGCGAAGTCGTTGTAGCCGCGCACCAAGGTGGTGCGGACGGCCGACCGGCGGCCGGCAAGTCCGGCGAGGCTCTCCTGCACCCGGTCCCAGTAGTCCTCCCGGGGCCGGCAGAGGCGGAGGTAGGTCTCCCGGTCCGGCGCGTCGAGGGAGACGTAGACCTGGTAGGGCCGGCACCGGGCGAGGACATCGGGCCGGGTGCCGTTCGAGACGAGGAACGTCGTATACCCTTCGGCGTTGAGGCCGTCGATCAGTTCCGGGAGACGCGAGTAGCAGGTCGGCTCCCCGGAGAGCGATATCGCGACCATCGTGGGGTCGAGGGCCTCGGCGAACCGTTCAGTTGTGACGTAGGGCGAGACCTTGTAGCCCGAGAGCGCTCTCTTCTGGAGGTCCCGGAGTTTCTCCACGATCTCGGCCGGCGGACACTCCTCCTCTTCAGTCACCTCGTGCTCGAACGACCGCCAGCAGAAGAGGCATTGCTGGTTGCATCGGAGGGTCGGCGTCATCTGGACGCAGCGGTGGCTCTCGATGCCGTAGAACTGCGCCTTGTAGCACATCTCTCCGCCTTTGAGCGCCCGCTTGTTCCACATGCAGGGCTTGACGGCCGCAGACGAGGCGGGGCTGACGAACTGGTAGCCCTGCCTCCGGAGGGCCTTACATGCTGGTGAGTGCATCGATTCCGAGAGTCGCAAGGGATTCCTTGAGGGTGTTTCTGACCGCGTCCACGAGCGTAAGCCGGCTGTTCCGGGTCTCGCCCTCGCTCTTCAGCACCGGGTCGTAGTGGTAGAAGGCGTTGAAGAGGTCGGCGAGTTCGCGGGCGTAGGAAGCAAGCAGGTGCGGCCGGAGTTCCGCCACGGTCTGCTCGACGACGGCGGGGAACCGGGCTAGGTGCCGGGCGAGCGCAACCTCGTGTTCGGTCTCGTAGCGGTACGCCCGCTCGAACTCGCCGGTCTTCTCGAGGATACTGCAGGCGCGGGCGTGAGCGTACTGGATGTAAGGGCCGCTCTGCCGCTCGAAGTTCAGCGCCTCCTTCCAGTCGAAGACCGTGCTCTTCTCGGGGGAGACCTTCACGATATCGTAGCGGATGGCGGCGATTGCGACCGATTTCGCAATAGCGCGCCGCTCCTCTTCGGGGAGTTCCGGGCGGCGGACGGTTACCTCCTCAAACGCCTTCGCAGTCACCTCCTCGATCAGTTCGTCGGCAGAGACGAACTTCCCTGCCCTCGTGCTCATGGAGCCCTCGGGAAGGGAGACGAACTCGAAGTGGACGATCTCGGGAGGCCGCTCTCCGAGGAGTTCGAGCGTGGCCTGGAGTTGGGCGCCGATCAGTTTATGGTCGGCTCCGAGCACGTCGATCATCCGGTCGTAGTTGCGCCCCTTCCAAGTATGGAAGGCGAGGTCCCGGGTGCTGTAGACCGAGGTGCCGTCGCTCCGCCGGAGGATGTACTTCTTCTCGAAACCCTGTTCAGAGAGGTCGACCCAGAGGGTCTCGTCCTCGTGGGCCTGCGGCAGGCGCCGGATCCGTTCGATGATCCGGTCCACGTCGCCGATCCTGACGAAATCGCTCTCCCAGACGAACCGATCGTGGTGGGCGTTTAAGGCCGCGAGGGTCGCCTTGATCCCTTCCGCACAGAGAGAGACGGCCGTCCGGAACTTTCGGACGGTCCCCGCGTCGCCGCGCTCCACCTCCTGCATGAGGCGATCGATCTCGGCGGTTAGGTCCGGGTTCTTCTCGATCTCCTTGTTCGCCGCGACGTAGACCCGGGCGACGTAGTGGTCTTCCTTCTCGCCCTCCTTGCGGGCGATCTTGAGGTGGTCGAATCCCCACGAGACGATGGCGATCTGGCGGCCCATGTCGTTTAAGTAATACTGCACCTCAAGCGGATACCCGGCTTTCCGGAACGCCCGGGCAAGGGAGTCTCCGATGACGGTGTTCCGGATATGGCCGACGTGGAGCGGACCGTTCGGGTTCGCGCTGGTGTGTTCGAGCACCACCCGCTCGGAACGGCGGGGGAAGGCTCCGTAACCGGGTTCGAGAGCCTCCTTGACCGCCTCTGCGAGGCAGGACCTGCCGAACCGGAAGTTGACGTAGGGGCCCGCCGCCTCGACCAGGATGTCGCCGAGTTCGGGGTCTGCCGAGAGCCTCTCCGCGATCTCGGCGGCAATCTTCGCCGGAGCTTTCTTCTGCTTCTTCGCGAGTTTAAACGCTACTGTCGAGGCGAGATCGGCGTGATCTCCCCCTGTTGCGAGGAGGACATCCTCCTCGCCGGTGCATGCCCGGAGCATGCGCTCTATCTGGTGGTATTTCTCCTGAAACATCAGTATCCGGTCCTATAACGCAGGATCGCTGCGATCCCGCCGAACGCGTTGTAGAGCATCGAGCCTTCTTCAAAGTCGTTTGATACGATCTTGACCGTCGTGCTGCTCTGGTCCGCAAGCGCGGTCAGCTCGTCGATAATATCGGCCTCTTCTGCCACGTAGAGCGACGCTCCGTCGTTTGGGCAGGTGCCGAGGTCGAGGTCCTTAATGTGCTTGCCCGGCTCGATGCTGACCGTCCGCTCCTCGGTGTAGTCATCGTTCGGGCAGGCGAGTTTCAGCCGGGCCCTCCGGAGCTTGTCGGAGAGGAGGAGGGTATCGACTGCGCCGAGTTCCAGATTCTTCCTGACGCTCTCCTCACCATAGGCCGCGGCGCCGTCATCCTTGACCAGTTCCTGGAGGAACCGGTTCATTACGTTCTTCTCCTTGATGATATCGAGATCCTTCAAGGCGTCCGACGCATTCTCGACGAGTTCGGCAAGCCCGGTCTCGTTCGTGTAGGCGACGTCGAAGAGCCCGATGATCCGCTTCTGGAGTTCGTGGTGGAGGTAACTGCCCGCCTCGAACTCCTCCTTGGTCGGGGTCGGACCGCCGATCAGAACGCCCTTGAACCGCTCGAAGAAGTCCTTCTCGGCGAGGAAGACTTCGCTTGCTAGGTCGCCGACCTTCTTGTAGAACTCGTTGATGGCGATCAGCCGCAGCCGCTGGAAACGGACGCTTGACTGACCGCCCTTTCGCTGCTTGCCAGGAACCGTCGAGGTGACGCCGCGAACCGGCTCGATCCGGTTGCCCCGCAGAAAGCCGACGTACGCCTCTCGCCGGTCGATGACGATCAGGCCGTAGACCTCCTTCTCCCCGAGCATCTGCTCAAGCGGCTCGAGCTCGAACGAGGAACTGCACCGGTACATATAGATGTTGAGCGGTTCGGGCGGTTCGATGATCTCGCACTCAAGGTCGGTCCGGTCGCCGCCGACGTTGATCGTGCCGCAGAAGACCGCCATGCCGTTCTCCGGCGGGCGCTTATAGTATTTCAGGCGGGAGAGGATGGAGGATATAGCACTCTGGACATTTGTCCGGGTCTGTTTGCTCTTGATGTTGGAGCACTGCCCGAACTCGTCACGGAGCTGGGCGGTGACGTCGTATATCTGCTTATCCGGAGGTATATACAGTGTGATCAGCTCGGTACCGCTTCCTTCCTTCTCCGCAAGTCTCTCAAGCATCTTTTTAAATTCGTAGCGCTTTCGCGCGGTATCCATCTCTTGCGTCTCTTCCATTGGACGTTCACCAAGCTAGCTGAATATTGTTCATTTGTCGAAGCTACTATGTGTTTCTCCGGAGAGGGCATAAATCTGCGCACATTCGCCGATCCCCTCTATGCCCGCTTCGTGCCGGGCGCCCTGCGCCCTCTCACTCAAGACACCGGCAGATGAGGCAGATCGTCTTTGCATCGACGATCCTGCCGTCCGCGATCATCGGCCTGAGGTCGGCGACTGGGACGCGGACGACCTCGATCACTTCGTCGTCGTCCTTCTCGTAGTCGGAACACGGCGAGAGTCCTCGGGCGAGATAAAGCCAGATCCGCTCGTCGGTGTAGCCGGGAGAGGAGTATATCCAGCCCATCGGGCGGAACGTCTCCGCCTTCATCCCGGTCTCCTCGATCAGTTCGCGGTAGGCGGTCTCCGAGGGTTCCTCGCCCTCATCGATGGTCCCTGCCGGGGCTTCGAAGATGTAGTCGTCGATGGCGTAGCGGTACTGCCGGAGCAGGTAGCAGTCGTCCCCCTCGACCGGGAGGATGGCGACCGCACCGCCGGGGTGGATGACCACCCGCTCCTTCTTCTCTCCGTTTGGGAGGGTCACCTCTCGCTTCTCGACGGTGAGCCTCCCGGTGCGGTAGATCTCCATCTTTAATCCTCGTATTCGATCGGGTCTTCCAGCCCGAGTTCGCGGAACGCCTCACGGCGGTAGTGGCAGGATGAACAGACCCCGCATGCCCGGTCGTTGTTCTGGTAGCAGGACCAGGTATGCTCGTAGGGGACGCCGAGCGCGATGCCCACCCTGAGGATCTCCGCCTTTGTCATCCGGACGAAAGGCGTCATCAGGGTGATCCGGGGTTGTGCGTTCGTGCCGAGGTCGACCACCCGCTGGAACGCTTCGATGAACTCCGGCCGGCAGTCGGGATACCCGGGGTAGTCTCCGGTCTGGACGCCGATGAAGACCACCTCCGCTCGCCGGGCTTCCGCGAGGCTGGTCGCGATGGCGAGGAGGTTCGCGTTCCTGAACGGAACATAGGTGCTCGGCACCTCTTTCTCCTCGCCGGCATACTCCCCGACCGGGATCGCGGCATCTGTCAGGCTCGAGGCTCCGATCTTCTTGAAGTGTTCGAGGCTGATCTCGACGAAGTCCAGCGCGTCGAGCGTCCCGGCGATCGTCCGGGCGCACTCACGCTCCTTCTTCTCGGTCCGCTGGCCGTAGGTGAAGTGGAGCGCGATGATATCGTAGCCCATGTCCTTTGCGACGTAGGCGAGCGTGGTGGAGTCCATGCCGCCCGAGAGGAGGCAGACTGCCTTCTTCATCACTTCACCCCCAGAATCTTGTGAAGTTGCACCTGGAACCTTACCGGGAGGTTTTCCTCGACGATGTAGTCTGCGATGGCGCGGTAATCGGCCCCCTCCACCGGCGATATGAAGACCTCGCCTCGGATCTCGTAATGGGCCATCACCGCCCGGGCGTAGAGGAGGTCCTCGTCGTCGGCCACCACGAACTTGACGCTGTCTTTTGGGGTTATGTAGCGGAGGAGCGAGAGATCGCTCTTCTCTCCCGACGAGGGGCACTTGACATCCATGCAGATGGAGGCGTAGGGTTGCATCGCCCGGAAGTCACGGGTGCCGTTCGTCTCGATCTCGACGGTGTATCCGTGGAGGTTGAACTTCTTGAGGAGTTCGAGTACCTCCTCCGCCCAGAGGAGCGGCTCCCCGCCGGTGATACTGATATACGTCATGTTCTGCAGCCAGACCTGGTCGAGGACCTCCGTGACACTCATCTCCTCCCCGCCTTCCCAGGCGTAGGAGGTGTCGCACCAGGCGCACCTGAGGTTGCACCCGGCGAGCCGGATGAAAGTGCAGGGTCGCCCCTGATTCTTCCCCTCCCCCTGGAGGCTCCGGAAGATCTCACTGACGATCATAAGTGCGCTCTGCGTAACAGGTCGTCGACTCCCAGACCCGGATCTTTGCCACGCGGGCGTCGCGCCCCTGCCGCGCGGCTTCGGCATCGATCATCTCTGCGACGAGGCCGGCGAGGAGCTCGCTCGTCGGGTCGCCGGGGGTGGTGACGACCGGGTGGAACGTCTCGATGCACGCCGCCATGGGGTCTTCGGCGTTGAGGATCACCTGGTGGTCGAACCGCCCGACGACCTCTTTTATGCAGTTGTAGTCGAGGACGATCCCTGTGCGCTCATCCGCCGTCCCCTCGATCCAGACCTCTACCCGCCACTGGTGGCCGTGCAGCCGGAAACACTTCCCCTGATAGTGGATCAGGCGGTGGGTCGCCTCGAAAAAAATCTCCTTGTATATCCGGGTTTTCATCAATGAAGGTTGCCCGCCAGGATATAATATTATATCAGCTCCCGATCAAATAACTAGGGCGAAAGATCGGCGCGCAAGCGGGTTCCACAATATATAAATCCGTAACGCGCGTTGCTTTATAGCACACCAGGAGTTACTCCTATCCACAAATTCAAGCGATACGAGGGTATTCGATGGGAAATGGTAAATTTGCAGCCCGAAAACTGAAGCGCGACGCCAAGAGGGACAGATGGCATGACCCTGTCTACGCTCGGCGTCAGCTCGGACTTGATGTGAAATCCGACCCCCTTGAGGGAGCACCGCAGGCGCGCGGGATCGTTCTCGAGAAGGTGGGTGTCGAGGCAAAGCAGCCGAACTCTGCGATCCGTAAGTGCGTCCGCGTGCAGCTGATCAAGAACGGCCGTCAGGTGACCGCGTTCGCGGTTGGCGACGGTGCCATCAACTTCATCGACGAGCACGATGAGGTCGAGATCGAGGGCATCGGTGGCAGACTGGGCAGATCGATGGGTGATATCCCCGGTGTCCGGTTTGTCGTGACCAAGGTGAACAACGTCAGCCTGAGTGAAATGG is a window of Methanoculleus sp. 7T DNA encoding:
- a CDS encoding helix-turn-helix transcriptional regulator; this translates as MKTKIRELRAKMGLTQEELAQQVGVRRETIVFLEKGKYNPSLKLAYKVARALGSTIEEVFTFEDEDLA
- the argS gene encoding arginine--tRNA ligase; the encoded protein is MFQEKYHQIERMLRACTGEEDVLLATGGDHADLASTVAFKLAKKQKKAPAKIAAEIAERLSADPELGDILVEAAGPYVNFRFGRSCLAEAVKEALEPGYGAFPRRSERVVLEHTSANPNGPLHVGHIRNTVIGDSLARAFRKAGYPLEVQYYLNDMGRQIAIVSWGFDHLKIARKEGEKEDHYVARVYVAANKEIEKNPDLTAEIDRLMQEVERGDAGTVRKFRTAVSLCAEGIKATLAALNAHHDRFVWESDFVRIGDVDRIIERIRRLPQAHEDETLWVDLSEQGFEKKYILRRSDGTSVYSTRDLAFHTWKGRNYDRMIDVLGADHKLIGAQLQATLELLGERPPEIVHFEFVSLPEGSMSTRAGKFVSADELIEEVTAKAFEEVTVRRPELPEEERRAIAKSVAIAAIRYDIVKVSPEKSTVFDWKEALNFERQSGPYIQYAHARACSILEKTGEFERAYRYETEHEVALARHLARFPAVVEQTVAELRPHLLASYARELADLFNAFYHYDPVLKSEGETRNSRLTLVDAVRNTLKESLATLGIDALTSM
- the prf1 gene encoding peptide chain release factor aRF-1; the protein is MEETQEMDTARKRYEFKKMLERLAEKEGSGTELITLYIPPDKQIYDVTAQLRDEFGQCSNIKSKQTRTNVQSAISSILSRLKYYKRPPENGMAVFCGTINVGGDRTDLECEIIEPPEPLNIYMYRCSSSFELEPLEQMLGEKEVYGLIVIDRREAYVGFLRGNRIEPVRGVTSTVPGKQRKGGQSSVRFQRLRLIAINEFYKKVGDLASEVFLAEKDFFERFKGVLIGGPTPTKEEFEAGSYLHHELQKRIIGLFDVAYTNETGLAELVENASDALKDLDIIKEKNVMNRFLQELVKDDGAAAYGEESVRKNLELGAVDTLLLSDKLRRARLKLACPNDDYTEERTVSIEPGKHIKDLDLGTCPNDGASLYVAEEADIIDELTALADQSSTTVKIVSNDFEEGSMLYNAFGGIAAILRYRTGY
- the sepS gene encoding O-phosphoserine--tRNA ligase; this encodes MRFDVETFRKKAREDFEHAWHEGPSVLTPTGVSGRYPRLKYTRAAPHPIFEIIQRLRETYLSMGFDEAMNPLIVEESDIYRQFGPEAMAVLDRVFYLGGLPRPNVGIARKQVEEIEAILGRSIPSETEEKLRETLHGYKKGTIDGDELTHELAAVLAADDAAVVHIMDEVFPEFRALAPESSRNTLRSHMTSGWFLTLSSLWEKRHLPIKLFSVDRCFRREQEEGPTRLMAYHSASCVVAGEDVTLEEGKAISEALLSAFGFEEFRFQPDEKRSKYYMPDTQTEVYARHPVLGWVEVATFGIYSPSALAEYGIGVPVMNLGLGVERLAMIAYQSNDIRQLTFPQFFPQPLSDRQIAGAVHLRTEPASTTGKQIAEAIRATASEHAAAPGPCAFTAWKGEVAGRQIEVIVEEPESNTKLCGPACANEVFVHNGSVLGVPDIEKWALVRSEGVSTGITYLDAAASLAAARIEEAARCGEETRVQLKMAKLPSDINLRIEEYAMRYITDHNKKVDLRGPIFLTVRSVIPEQPTQ
- a CDS encoding DUF3800 domain-containing protein, whose protein sequence is MWLDGKPTVSSGHGRSERLGVEKISDILPSPSGVNIYIDESGDLGFTGRSSPYFVIGAIIVKGPEKVQRIKTCMSRVKKKLPKKHKNIPELKYHNTDDTYRRRVLECISKTNVDIVFLLLRKEQVYHYLRDRHQILYNYLTGSLVSTVIADYGFSSDVNVIIDKSLDGVVREEFDKYLAHRSLENGSFRQSAMCRLEVMSI
- the twy1 gene encoding 4-demethylwyosine synthase TYW1, whose translation is MHSPACKALRRQGYQFVSPASSAAVKPCMWNKRALKGGEMCYKAQFYGIESHRCVQMTPTLRCNQQCLFCWRSFEHEVTEEEECPPAEIVEKLRDLQKRALSGYKVSPYVTTERFAEALDPTMVAISLSGEPTCYSRLPELIDGLNAEGYTTFLVSNGTRPDVLARCRPYQVYVSLDAPDRETYLRLCRPREDYWDRVQESLAGLAGRRSAVRTTLVRGYNDFAPERYAAIYQDSGARFVEVKGYMYLGYSRKRLQIDQMPEHRDVRAFAEKVAEECDYFIKDESPVSRVVCLERNV
- a CDS encoding bifunctional alpha,alpha-trehalose-phosphate synthase (UDP-forming)/trehalose-phosphatase encodes the protein MNRLLIVSNRLPISVSRKNGDLSLQRSVGGLATGVGSFYKSCESLWVGWPGMNVQRKQREEKDRIVDTLKKEQCHPVFLSPYDIKHYYDGFCNNTLWPLFHYFNLYANYDQKMWHVYQRVNEKFCDAVMEVARPDDIIWVHDYHLMLLPQMLRERLPDAEIGYFHHIPFPSFEIFRHLPWRKEILSGLLGADLIGFHTYGYVRHFLSSVRRILGYEHSFGEVRTGTRVVRTDLFPMGIDYRRFADAAGSTPVQGEITRIRHKYGKRKIILSFDRLDYTKGIPHRLEAFDALLTKKPEYQGKVSLVLVAVPSRTSVGRYQVLKKRIDELVGRINGKYGTTDWTPVHYFYNFLPFETLVAFYSAADVALVTPLRDGMNLMAKEYVATRTDGTGVLILSEMAGAAEELGEAIIVNPNDQDAVIEAIETALAMPEKEQVERNRTMQRRLMRYDIEHWVGDFLTRLGDARAIQVERSEQVITPAIRGELVDDYAAGKNRLLLLDYDGTLVPFAAKPQNAVPGDATREVLEELSRAPGNEVVLISGRDRHTLDAWFGAMDIGLIAEHGVWVKERSGEWRMPEALSDEWKGEIYPLLELYTDRTPGAFIEEKDYSLVWHYRRTEPMLGAQRAKDLKDDLLHLTSNLNVGVMEGNKVIEIKNTVVNKGRAALNWVSQRAWDFIIAIGDDRTDEDLFAVMPPEAYSIKVGLAPSKARFNLVSQRDVVPLLRRCIECDKNGAAGKKEKPRREEGLIESAAPG